The following DNA comes from Equus caballus isolate H_3958 breed thoroughbred chromosome 15, TB-T2T, whole genome shotgun sequence.
ACAGCTAATGGCTGGTGCAAAGCTCTGGGCAAGCAAACGCCGGCGTTCACGTCGGGACACACGGGCAGATTGATCAAGGAGAAGCGAAAGTTGAAAACCGCCCGGGAGATGTCATGACGGGCATTGACTATATAATAAACAAGAGAGTAATTCTCAATCTGGCTGCAAATTAGAACTAGCTGCAGTATTTAAAAATGCCCATACCTGGGTCCCTCCTGGGTCTAAGAGGCCGGTTGGTGAGCGGCAGGGAGAGTGGACCTAGAGACCAGCCAGTCAAGTTAAAAGGTAGACTCGAAGTGAACCGCCCAGACCCCTTAGAGCCGCAGGAGTCAGGACGCCCTCCCCCTAGTTCCGCTATGCTGTCCCCAGCGCTCTCTCCGGCCAGCCCATCCCCTCTTCCCTCCAGGGAGCTGCAGCACGTCGTCGGTTCCTTTGCCATCTCCCCTCCATGCCCCATGCGTCTGGGGGTGCCGACCCCACGCCTCTCATTCCGCAGGGTAAAGGGCGGGAGAGCGCCGATGCAACCAGAGCCGGGCGCAGGCCCCCGACCTAACCTGGGCGAACCGGGCCGGCCTGCAGGGTCCGCGGCTGACCCAGCCAGGCCCCTGCCAGCGGGACCGTTTCCCCGGGAGCGCCGTCTGGTTCCCGCGCggcctggagccctgcttcccGCCGCCGCTCACCGCGATCCTCGCCTGCGCTTCCCCCAGACGACTCTAGGAAAGGTCGGCCTCCGTCAGAAACCCGCGGCTTGAGTCAGCAGAGTTGGCTGTCTTACGCGCAACCTAAAGAACCCTCCAAGCCACACCGCGCGCATCTTCCAAGTCTCCTCCACTGGGACCCGCTGGAGTGCCGACCGAGCCGACTTCTGACATCTTTTGTATTTGCGTTTGCTCCGATAATGCTGGTGGGATTAATTCTATCGTTCGGCACGTCATTCCAGGGAATTGATCTCATTTCTTAGGTTGTAGTAAGATACCCCCTCACTGtgaatttaaaagaacatttacgcaatttaatttttttttttaagaaaaatacgTTTATTAGAGAGGCAGATAAGAGGGTTCAGCTAAAAGATGCCaaaggttgttttctttttagaataagaataaaaagaaacagtcGTGTTGACCTTTATTCAAACACAATTTATTCAGAACCTAAGTGCCTATAATGGTCTCGTTTGCAGCATCAAGGGGGCCACTGAGCCGGGAGGGGAAGAGCCTTGGGCGGCAGTTATACAAACAAAAAGATCTCCAGCGAGCAGAACCACCAGTTAAACAAACGGGTAAACGggtaaaaagttaaaacaactGAAGTTTAAGCAATcactttagttttttttaaaaaaactgtttttatcacagtttcagatttacagaaatatTGAGAAGATTGTACAGAGTTCCCCTATACCCCACACCCAGTATCCCTTATTATTAACAGCTTACAggagaatggtacatttgttacaattactgaaccaatattgatacattattacacatcaaagcccatagtttattcaaattcccttaatttttcCGTAATGTCCTTTTCCAGGCATCGGCTCCAAGACACCACATTACAATTAGTTCTCATGCTTCCTTAGGCTCCTCCTGGccatgacagtttctcagaattTCCCTATTTTTGATGACCCTTTAGTTTTTAAATAGCCGTACATACAAATATTTTCCGTGGGAGGAATTATAGATGTATTTGAcagaaagcaattttaaaaacaaaaacaaaaccacaaaagaagaaagtcacAATCCAGTCGACCAACTGAAAGTTACTCTAATCTAAACATTCTGGCAAACGTTAATTAATCGTGTCTTAGACACCACACCAAAAAAGTGTGCTGGCATTATTAAGAATAAAACCACTGCCTTGGGTGATTGACGTCAGGAAGTAGCAGCTTCGCCCAAACAGGATGGGTTTAAAGGAGGACATTGTCTGGGGGGAGGTGCGGTGGACTTATAAACAAGGTCAGGGAGGAGAGGCTTGTACACTCACATTATTCACCTGGAAGTGTCTCTCTGAAATAAAGAAGGCAAACTTTATAAACAAGctaacattttccttcttttacttaaCAGGGACctactggaagaaaacaaagactacTTTGGGTGGAAATGGAAATTCCTGATGCTTTGGAAATTATTTCAATACTGTTTCTAACCCTTCAAGCATTGACAAAAGGAACCGAAACTACGAAATGTCTTGAACTGTGTTTAGTCAATGTCCCTGTCTTCATCTGTTCTCGGCACCGAGGCATGCAACTTAAAATAATGATCATAAATCTATGCACagggcaccccctcccccccgctCTATTCAAACCAGTTGAGCTATTTTCTGAATCAAATTTGCAcaactctaaagaaaaaaaaaacttcaaagaaCAGGATGTTTTTCAAGGCAGGCTTTTTAGAAGCTAATGTGGACTTGCCCAGTTTGGCTTTTTCAGGGTTTGGATGGCCTTCTTTGTGGTTAACAGTTTGACATGGAGCTCATCATCTGATATAGGAAAGTCAGGTTCCAGTATCTTCAGTCTCCCATTCGTTTGGTTAAATGCCTAAAGGTGGTAATCCGCCGGCACTGAAGTGGAGGCAGGCATTTACGGCTCATTAAAACAAATCCCCATGGTTTAAGGGTCAGCTG
Coding sequences within:
- the BOLA3 gene encoding bolA-like protein 3 isoform X1 is translated as MAAWSPAAAAPLLRGIRGLPLLHCAQRMFASQTEGELKVTQILKEKFPRATVIKVTDISGGCGAMYEIQIESEEFKEKRTVQQHRMVNQGPTGRKQRLLWVEMEIPDALEIISILFLTLQALTKGTETTKCLELCLVNVPVFICSRHRGMQLKIMIINLCTGHPLPPALFKPVELFSESNLHNSKEKKNFKEQDVFQGRLFRS